Genomic DNA from Gemmatimonadota bacterium:
AAGACCGAAGTCATTACGGTGTAAGGATATACACCCGTATTGAACTCGCGCAGGGCGTTCAGTTTGAGGACCTTGACGGCGTCATTCCCGGCCTCGCCGGGCCGGTCGAGCTTGACCTGTTTCCGGGCCGAGAAATCCTCCGTCACGAAGATGAGCACCGCGTCTCCATCGTGAAGTTCGCCGTAACGGGCCTGCTTCAAGGTGTAACTCGTAATCTCCGCCTTGCCCTGGTACCAGTAGTCGCCGAACGTGACCGGTTTGTCCCGGGCGGCGTCCGTGCCGTCTCCGGCCAGCCCGCACCCGCCGGTCAGCCCGATCAGCACGGCCAGCACGGCCATCGAACCGACCAGCACTCTCAGGAAGTATCGTTTCATTGAATCACCTCGCTATCCCCTGGGATTTCGGGAGAGTAGGCGAAGGGCCGCGATCCCAGCATCCGAATGCCATAGACTGCCATGGAGACCAGTCCCCAGGTGAGTCCGACCACCACGCCCGCGTCGACGATGCCGCGCCAGGGCTGGGGCAGGTACCGGATCAGGAAGATCAGAATCACGATCCCGAAGGTCAACAGCAGGATGTTTCGCCGCCGGTCGGGATTGATATGTATGTATCCGGCGAGGAACAGAGGCGCCAGGAAGAGCCACACGGGACGAGGGTTATGGTAAAGGTACCACGCCCGGGCAACCACGCGGGGAGAGAAGTTCCGCTGAAAACCCTCGTAGCCCTCCGAATGGGCCATGAACAGCACTACGGCGGCCAGCGATACCCAGTGGTACCACAGGAACGGAACGTTTTCAAAGGCATCGATGGTGACGGAGAACAACCGGACGATGGCGTAAAGCAGGACCGCACAGATAAAGGAAAGGCCCCATGCCAGGCCGGCGATGGAGAGCAGTCTGCTTTGTGTCCCCCGCGTACGCTCCGTCATGGACGCCCCTTCAATGTGCGTTCCATGTCCCGCTGGGCGTCCCGTTCCATGATGGTCCGTCTGCGATCGTAGTCCCGCTTCCCCTTGGCCAGGGCGATTTCCACCTTGGCGCGTCCCCGTTTGAAATAAAACCTCGTGGGGATGAGGGTGAGTCCCTTTTCCACGACCCGGCCGATCAGCTTGCGAATTTCCGAGCGATGCAGGAGCAGCTTGCGTCGGCGGGTCGGCTCGTGGTTGAAATGGCTTCCCTGCTCGTATGGCGAGACGTGGACGTTGTACAAGTAGACCTCGCCGTTATCGACCGCGGCGTAGCTGTCCGTCAGGGCGATCTTGCCCGCCCGCAGCGATTTCACCTCCGTGCCGGTCAGCACGATCCCCGCCTCCCAGGTCTCCAGGAAATGGTAGTCGTGCCGCGCCTTCCGGTTAACTACGATGACCTTGATGCCGTCGGCCCCGTTGGGTTCGGCGATTTGACGTTCTGATGCTCTGGCCATGGCTGCCTCGAATCGGCATAGCTGATCCCAGTTACGCTATCCGCCCTGCTTGACAATCGGCGGCTACCGGAATATATTACGTCTGCGGTTTTATGACAAATGATATGTGATGCCGAAGTGGTGGAACTGGTAGACACGCTGTGTTCAGGGCGCAGTGGGCTTTCGCCCGTGAGAGTTCGAATCTCTCCTTCGGCATTCGGGTTGGACACCCGCATGATTTCATGCGGGTTTTTTTGATGGTATGCGGTTATGGAGACACAGATCCGGCCTGTCTCCTGTCGCGAATCCAGTGGGCGTAGCGTTTCGGATCGATCCGGATCACGTCCAGAGGTTCCACAGTCACGCGGGATGCCCTTTGCCATGCGTCTACCTGTTCGAAGGTGTCGGAGGGAAGAATGTACACGTAGCCCGGCCGGTCCAGGTCGAGTGAACCGACCTCGAGGTCGATGCGCGGCTCTACGTTGTCGTCGAGGTCCTCGGGGCGTTCTATCCCAAGATCGACCCCGAAGCTGAATCCGCCGCCGTCGATCGGCCTGATCGGAAGCGAAAACGCTATGGCAATGTTCCGCAGGTGGGTAGCGTAGACCGCGGTCAACTGGTCTTCGCCCGGACCTACACCGCGAGCGGTTTTGGGTTCCAAGCGAGCGAGTTTTTCGGCGCTGCCGTGGTAGAGTACGGGCGGTTTTTCCGCCTGATCGCTCATTGGGATTTCATGCCTTCTCGCAATATGGATGACTCGAAGTATCGTTCCTGGAACTCCGTAAGGTCGCGGATTCTCTCATCGGTGAAATACTCGCCATCGGGAACTACCACGAGCTTGTCATCTGCATCATCCGATCTCCGGATCACCGCGATACACCGGCCCGTGAAACACTTGACCGGGCTGTCCACGCCCAGCACGTAGGCATCCAACTCTTCGGCGTCCAAGCCCGGCACGCCGGGAACGAATCCGTAGTTCACCGGGTAAGTGAAATCATGTTCGGGATGCCGGGAACCGAGGGGTCGGTCTAGCTTGACATCGACCGTCTTACCGATGAACATCCGGGAATCCATGATTTGAACACGCTCACTGGTCTCTTTTTCAGGCATAGTAGGTTTTTCTAGGACTGGCAGTATCTTTACATCAGAACGGTCACTGACTGGATCTACGTTAATCCAATCTTCGAAAAGGGTCAATACTCTATGCGCCCGGGTACGCTGGCCGACTACAGCATCCTGCTGGCACTGTGGTTCATGATGTTCGCCGCGAGCAGCCAGACGATGATCATGACGCCACTAATGCCCATTGTACAGACGCAATTCGCGGTGCCCTCGGAATACCTGGGCACGCTGGTCACCGCCTACGCCGTCATGCTGGGCATCTGCGCGTTGATCACCGGCCCCCTGTCGGATGCAGTCGGCAGGCGCCGGATTCTCATGGTCGGCACCGGTGCCATGTGTGGGACCCTGTTCCTGCACAGCTTCGTTACGGACTACCTCTCGCTGCTGCTGGTCCGGGCGGTGTCCGGGATGGCAGCCGGCGTGCTGAGCGGCGTGGCGCCGGCCTATATCGGGGATCACTTCCCATCTGAAAGGCGGGGGTGGGCCAACGGCGTGGTCATGACCGCCATCGCATTCGGGCAGATCGTGGGTATCCCGGCTGGAACGATCCTTGCCGATCGCTTCGATTTCGCCACGGCCTTCATCTGCTTCTCCATACCCATGGCGCTTTCGTTCGTGCTGGTCTGCACGCTGGTCCAGCAGCCCGTCGTCGCCCGGACGCGCCTTTCTGGTATCGGATCTGTCGTCAAGCGGTACACTTCCATGTTCACGGCACCGGAGACCGCGGCGGCCATTGGCGCATACTGTGTGATGTTCATGGGAATTGCCTTCTACGTCATCTACCTGGTCGTGTGGACCAAGGAGGCCTTCGGGGTGTCGGGCGACGAGGTAGCATCCCTGTTCGTGGTCTCCGGCATCGCCAGCGTGATCGTGGGACCCTGGGCGGGGCGCTTATCGGACCGGTGCGGCCGGAAAGTCATGATCGTAGGCGCCTGCCTGGGCCTCTTCCTCCTCATGTCGCTGACGACGGCCATCATGACGGAATTCTGGATCGCCTATCCGCTCTTCTTTACCATCATGTTGCTCGTGTCCGCCCGCATGGGCCCTTTTCAGGCGCTGCTTTCCGAGATCGTTCCGGCGGAACGGCGCGGTTCGCTAATGAGCCTGAGTATCGCGACCGGTCAACTGGCTATGGGACTGTGCAGCGCGGCCGCGGGTATTGTGTATACCGAGGTGGGTTACGTCTTCAGTTCGGCGATCGGAGGCGCGGGGATGCTCGTCATGGCATTCATCATCTGGCGGTATATACCCGAAACGCGGAAGGCGTAAGCGGGTTTGCACAGGCGGTGGGCGTCGGATGCGCTCTGCCCGACCTGCCCAGTCAGGCCGAATCCGCATGCAGCGCGTCCACGAATTCGGAGACGACAGCGTTGAACCGGTCGGGCTCCTCGTAGAACAGCACGTGGCCGCTGCGCTCGAAGACTTCCATCCGGGCGCCCGGGATGTGTTCGAACATGTACTGGCAGCCCGGAAAGGCGCCGCTTTTGCGACCCGTCGTGATCAGGACCGGAAGATCGATGGAAGGCAGCATGGGACGCCAGTCCTGCGCCCGGTAATCGGGGCCGAGCGTGACGCCCTGGGCCGGCGTGTTTTCCCTGCTCTCCGCGAGGAACCTGTCCAGTTCGCCGTCGGAGACATCGTAAGAGACGAACATCTTCCTGAGTTGCCAGCGCCTGCGCTTCGTCTCGTCCTCCGGCGGGGGTTCGGTCTCGGGTTCGGGCGGGTCGTGGACTTCGATACTGGGCACCTCGTCGACCAGCACAACCCCTTTGAGCCTGTAATCCCTGAAGAGTTCTATGTAGGAAAGGACCGTCCGGGCGCCGATGGACCAGCCGATGAGCGTGACTTCGCGGAGGTCGAGGGATTCGATGATTTCCCGCACGTCCGCAGCGTACCGGGCCGTGCGATGGCCCCACGGCGTCTTGTCCGACCGGCCGTTGCCCCGGGTGTCCACCGCGATAACCCGGAATCGCCGGCTCAGGGCGGGGACCTGTTTGCTCCACCAACCCAGGCTCAAACCGCCGCCGTGGATCAGGACAATGGGTTTTCCTCGACCCGTGTCTTCATAGTACAGCCGGACGCCGTCGTTGGCTTCGACGAAACCTGTGCGTTTCTCCAAGACCTGGCATCCTCTCCGCGTCCTCAGTTCACCCGGGTTTCGACTCCGACGCCGTCCGCGATACGCGGGTTCGGATGGAGAATGACATGATCGCCGGCTGCAATGCCTTCCAGAATT
This window encodes:
- the smpB gene encoding SsrA-binding protein SmpB, translated to MARASERQIAEPNGADGIKVIVVNRKARHDYHFLETWEAGIVLTGTEVKSLRAGKIALTDSYAAVDNGEVYLYNVHVSPYEQGSHFNHEPTRRRKLLLHRSEIRKLIGRVVEKGLTLIPTRFYFKRGRAKVEIALAKGKRDYDRRRTIMERDAQRDMERTLKGRP
- a CDS encoding inorganic diphosphatase, yielding MFIGKTVDVKLDRPLGSRHPEHDFTYPVNYGFVPGVPGLDAEELDAYVLGVDSPVKCFTGRCIAVIRRSDDADDKLVVVPDGEYFTDERIRDLTEFQERYFESSILREGMKSQ
- a CDS encoding MFS transporter encodes the protein MRPGTLADYSILLALWFMMFAASSQTMIMTPLMPIVQTQFAVPSEYLGTLVTAYAVMLGICALITGPLSDAVGRRRILMVGTGAMCGTLFLHSFVTDYLSLLLVRAVSGMAAGVLSGVAPAYIGDHFPSERRGWANGVVMTAIAFGQIVGIPAGTILADRFDFATAFICFSIPMALSFVLVCTLVQQPVVARTRLSGIGSVVKRYTSMFTAPETAAAIGAYCVMFMGIAFYVIYLVVWTKEAFGVSGDEVASLFVVSGIASVIVGPWAGRLSDRCGRKVMIVGACLGLFLLMSLTTAIMTEFWIAYPLFFTIMLLVSARMGPFQALLSEIVPAERRGSLMSLSIATGQLAMGLCSAAAGIVYTEVGYVFSSAIGGAGMLVMAFIIWRYIPETRKA
- a CDS encoding alpha/beta hydrolase — its product is MEKRTGFVEANDGVRLYYEDTGRGKPIVLIHGGGLSLGWWSKQVPALSRRFRVIAVDTRGNGRSDKTPWGHRTARYAADVREIIESLDLREVTLIGWSIGARTVLSYIELFRDYRLKGVVLVDEVPSIEVHDPPEPETEPPPEDETKRRRWQLRKMFVSYDVSDGELDRFLAESRENTPAQGVTLGPDYRAQDWRPMLPSIDLPVLITTGRKSGAFPGCQYMFEHIPGARMEVFERSGHVLFYEEPDRFNAVVSEFVDALHADSA